From Solwaraspora sp. WMMD1047, the proteins below share one genomic window:
- a CDS encoding dihydrofolate reductase family protein produces the protein MPGRFVYWMNVSLDLRIEHAHGEQGGGSWMRIGESLHREFNSRARALSLMVQGRTIYETMERFWPAARDDDALPDHLREYGEIWTSMPKVLVSRTRTSAGYDTRVLGGADAVGALADLRSQTEGDIGVGGATLATALLRAGLLDELLLFTHPVILGAGRPLFDGPDVPVELDLLEQARFDQGVTLHRYAVRNARPGS, from the coding sequence ATGCCGGGCCGGTTCGTGTACTGGATGAACGTCTCCCTCGACCTGAGGATCGAACACGCCCACGGCGAGCAGGGCGGCGGATCGTGGATGCGGATCGGCGAGTCCCTGCACCGCGAGTTCAACTCCCGGGCCCGGGCGCTGTCGCTGATGGTCCAGGGACGCACCATCTACGAAACGATGGAGCGGTTCTGGCCGGCGGCGCGCGACGACGACGCCCTCCCTGACCACCTGCGCGAGTACGGCGAGATCTGGACCTCGATGCCCAAGGTCCTGGTGTCGCGCACCCGCACCAGCGCCGGGTACGACACCCGGGTGCTGGGTGGCGCCGACGCGGTCGGCGCCCTCGCGGACCTGCGATCGCAGACCGAGGGCGACATCGGCGTCGGCGGGGCTACCCTGGCCACCGCGCTGCTACGGGCCGGGCTCCTCGACGAGCTGCTGCTCTTCACCCATCCGGTCATCCTCGGCGCCGGCCGGCCGCTGTTCGACGGGCCCGACGTACCGGTGGAGCTGGACCTGCTCGAACAGGCGCGCTTCGACCAGGGCGTCACGCTCCACCGGTACGCCGTCCGGAACGCGCGTCCAGGATCATGA
- a CDS encoding XRE family transcriptional regulator, with protein MDENLDRTLDAVGPRLKQLRLRRNITLTELAEETGISVSTLSRLEAGLRRPTLEQMLPLARAHSVTIDELVDAPLTGDPRINMRPIAAGDGATVVPLTRRPGGIQAYKFVLPAGDDNRVPDLRTHEGYDWVYVLNGTLRLVLGDDDLILQPGEAAEFDTRTPHWFGATGSGPVEFLSLIGRQGERAHVRTTPKPGTPR; from the coding sequence ATGGACGAGAACCTGGACCGCACCCTCGACGCGGTCGGCCCGCGGTTGAAGCAGCTGCGGCTGCGCCGCAACATCACCCTCACCGAGCTGGCCGAGGAGACCGGCATCTCCGTCAGCACCCTGTCGCGCCTCGAAGCCGGCCTGCGGCGTCCCACACTCGAACAGATGCTCCCACTGGCCCGCGCCCACAGCGTGACGATCGACGAACTCGTCGACGCGCCACTGACCGGCGATCCCCGCATCAACATGCGCCCCATCGCCGCCGGCGATGGGGCGACAGTCGTGCCCCTGACCCGCAGGCCCGGAGGCATCCAGGCCTACAAGTTCGTCCTGCCGGCCGGCGACGACAACCGGGTACCCGACCTGCGCACCCATGAGGGCTACGACTGGGTCTACGTCCTCAACGGCACGTTGCGTCTGGTCCTCGGCGACGACGACCTCATCCTGCAACCCGGCGAGGCCGCCGAGTTCGACACCCGCACCCCACACTGGTTCGGCGCCACCGGCTCCGGGCCCGTCGAGTTCCTCAGCCTGATCGGCAGACAGGGCGAACGCGCCCACGTCCGCACCACCCCGAAACCAGGCACCCCCCGCTGA
- a CDS encoding NAD(P)/FAD-dependent oxidoreductase has protein sequence MVGQAETMRDVVVVGGGAAGLSAALILARSRRRVTVVDAGTPRNAPAEGVHGLLALDGLSPLELLARGRDEVTRYGGEIIAAEVSAVSRTAAGFAVMTRDGAVLHARRLLVATGLVDELPDIAGLRQRWGRDVLHCPYCHGWEVRDRAIGVLATGAMSVHQALLFRQLSDDVRYFSHDQDLSGPDRSKLDALGIPVISGRVAGLAVVGDRLTGVRLDDDEVVAVETVTVATRMVARAEVFAGIGITATRHPMGSFIAADQTGRTSVPGVWVAGNATDLAAQVGAAAADGARAAAHLNADLVTEDTDRAVARLTNAETVR, from the coding sequence ATGGTGGGACAGGCAGAGACCATGCGGGACGTGGTGGTGGTCGGTGGCGGCGCCGCCGGGTTGAGCGCGGCGCTGATCCTGGCACGTTCCCGGCGGCGCGTGACGGTCGTGGACGCCGGCACGCCGCGCAACGCGCCGGCGGAGGGGGTGCACGGCCTGCTGGCGCTCGACGGGCTGAGCCCGCTGGAGTTGCTGGCGCGTGGCCGCGACGAGGTCACCCGCTACGGCGGCGAGATCATCGCCGCGGAGGTGAGCGCCGTGTCGCGCACCGCCGCGGGCTTCGCAGTGATGACACGCGACGGCGCCGTTCTGCACGCGCGCCGGCTGCTTGTCGCCACCGGCCTGGTCGACGAGCTACCGGACATCGCCGGACTGCGGCAGCGCTGGGGCCGCGACGTGCTGCACTGCCCGTACTGCCACGGGTGGGAGGTCCGCGACCGCGCGATCGGGGTGCTCGCCACCGGGGCGATGTCGGTCCACCAGGCGCTGCTGTTCCGTCAGTTGAGCGACGACGTGCGGTACTTCAGCCACGACCAGGACCTCAGCGGGCCGGACCGGTCGAAACTCGACGCGCTCGGCATCCCGGTGATCAGTGGGAGGGTCGCCGGCCTGGCGGTCGTCGGGGACCGGTTGACCGGGGTCCGCCTCGACGACGACGAGGTGGTAGCGGTCGAGACCGTCACGGTGGCGACGCGGATGGTCGCCCGTGCCGAGGTGTTCGCCGGTATCGGGATCACCGCGACGCGGCACCCGATGGGTTCCTTCATCGCCGCTGACCAGACCGGCCGGACCTCGGTGCCCGGGGTGTGGGTGGCCGGTAACGCCACCGACCTGGCCGCCCAGGTCGGCGCGGCCGCCGCGGACGGCGCCCGCGCCGCTGCCCACCTCAACGCCGACCTCGTGACCGAGGACACCGACCGGGCGGTCGCCCGGCTGACGAACGCGGAGACCGTCCGATGA
- a CDS encoding Hsp20/alpha crystallin family protein: protein MLMRTDPFREIDRIAEQFFGTTSRPAVMHMDAYRDGDYFYAAFDLPGVDPDSIDCTVERNVLTVRAERRRPTGDTVELVAAERPMGAFSRQLFLGETLDTEELEASYEAGVLTLRIPVAERAKPRRVAVTVTGDAKRQINA from the coding sequence ATGTTGATGCGTACCGACCCGTTCCGCGAGATCGACCGCATCGCGGAGCAGTTCTTCGGCACCACCAGCCGCCCGGCCGTCATGCACATGGACGCCTACCGGGACGGCGACTACTTCTACGCCGCCTTCGACCTGCCCGGCGTCGACCCCGACAGCATCGACTGCACGGTGGAGCGCAACGTGCTGACGGTGCGGGCCGAGCGGCGTCGCCCGACCGGCGACACCGTCGAACTGGTCGCGGCCGAGCGGCCGATGGGCGCCTTCTCCCGCCAACTCTTCCTCGGCGAGACCCTGGACACCGAGGAGCTGGAGGCCAGCTACGAGGCCGGCGTGCTGACCCTGCGCATCCCGGTCGCCGAGCGGGCCAAGCCGCGGCGGGTGGCCGTCACCGTGACCGGCGACGCGAAGCGCCAGATCAACGCCTGA
- a CDS encoding class I SAM-dependent methyltransferase has protein sequence MTHSFDRAYWQQHWQQASGARPGSAAGNPPSPYLAAETAGLAPGTALDAGCGAGAEAIWLATHGWRVTAADISADVLARAAARATASGLAASIRWVEADLTAWDPGLRFDLVTAHYAHSAMPQLAFYQRISDWVAPGGTLLIVGHLPTPPSTGHAHGHGHPAAATVTRADITAGLDAAAWKIVTAEEHQRPVPGPGGQPVLLHDVVVRATRQP, from the coding sequence ATGACGCACAGCTTCGACCGGGCCTACTGGCAACAGCACTGGCAGCAGGCCTCCGGCGCCCGGCCCGGCTCCGCGGCCGGCAACCCACCCAGCCCGTACCTCGCCGCCGAAACCGCCGGCCTGGCACCGGGCACCGCCCTCGACGCCGGGTGCGGCGCGGGCGCCGAGGCGATCTGGCTGGCCACCCACGGGTGGCGGGTCACCGCCGCCGACATCTCCGCCGACGTCCTCGCCCGGGCCGCCGCCCGGGCCACCGCCAGCGGACTGGCGGCGTCCATCCGGTGGGTGGAGGCGGACCTGACCGCGTGGGATCCGGGCCTGCGCTTCGACCTGGTCACCGCCCACTACGCGCACTCCGCGATGCCGCAACTCGCCTTCTACCAGCGCATCTCCGACTGGGTGGCGCCGGGCGGCACTCTGCTGATCGTCGGGCACCTGCCTACCCCGCCCTCCACCGGCCACGCCCACGGGCACGGGCATCCCGCAGCGGCGACGGTCACCCGCGCCGACATCACCGCCGGCCTGGACGCGGCCGCGTGGAAGATCGTCACCGCCGAGGAGCACCAACGCCCGGTCCCCGGGCCCGGCGGCCAGCCGGTCCTGCTGCACGACGTGGTCGTGCGCGCCACGCGCCAGCCCTGA
- a CDS encoding tyrosine-type recombinase/integrase, with product MHRSTPGAVTPRRPSKAALIRGPVDFTEAWLRNRRLSEHTRAAYRRDIAGWLAWCAGRELDPLRASFLDVNAYGRDLESTVDPRSGRPFTPATVARKLSALSSWYEFLVKLGAVPANPVTGADRPRVSRDHSATIGLAPDEVDALLAAADAETGPTAARNRAALALLADLGLRVGELVSLDLADLGHERGHRSLRFTGKGGRPRRRALAPGTARAVDAYLAERAASGRLPADRVSGPLLVTASGARLDRHAVFRLVRRLARIAGLPAWSKLSPHSLRHAFATTARGEGVPLEDVQDAMGHADPRTTRRYDRDRHNLDRDPSYAIWAARARRG from the coding sequence ATGCACCGTTCCACCCCCGGCGCCGTCACCCCACGCCGGCCGTCCAAGGCCGCCCTGATCAGGGGACCGGTCGACTTCACCGAGGCGTGGCTGCGCAACCGCCGGCTCTCCGAACACACCCGGGCGGCGTACCGCCGCGACATCGCCGGCTGGCTGGCCTGGTGCGCGGGCCGGGAACTGGACCCGCTACGGGCCAGCTTCCTCGACGTCAACGCCTACGGCCGGGACCTGGAGTCCACCGTCGATCCGCGCAGCGGGCGGCCGTTCACCCCGGCCACCGTGGCCCGCAAACTGTCCGCGCTGTCGAGCTGGTACGAATTCCTGGTCAAACTCGGCGCGGTGCCGGCGAACCCGGTCACCGGCGCCGACCGGCCCCGGGTCAGCCGGGACCACTCGGCCACCATCGGGCTGGCCCCCGACGAGGTCGACGCGCTGCTGGCCGCCGCCGACGCCGAAACCGGCCCGACCGCCGCCCGCAACCGGGCGGCGCTGGCCCTCCTGGCCGACCTGGGACTGCGGGTCGGGGAACTGGTATCCCTGGACCTGGCCGACCTCGGACACGAACGCGGCCACCGCAGCCTGCGGTTCACCGGCAAGGGCGGCCGGCCCCGCCGCCGGGCGCTCGCGCCCGGCACCGCACGCGCCGTCGACGCCTACCTGGCCGAGCGGGCGGCCAGCGGGCGGCTGCCGGCCGACCGGGTCAGCGGGCCGCTGCTGGTCACCGCCAGCGGCGCCCGGCTGGACCGGCACGCGGTGTTCCGGCTGGTGCGGCGGCTGGCCCGGATCGCCGGCCTGCCGGCCTGGTCGAAGCTGTCGCCGCACTCGCTGCGGCACGCCTTCGCCACCACCGCCCGCGGCGAAGGCGTGCCGCTGGAGGACGTCCAGGACGCGATGGGGCACGCCGACCCGCGTACCACCCGCCGCTACGACCGGGACCGGCACAACCTGGACCGGGACCCGTCGTACGCGATCTGGGCGGCCCGCGCCCGGCGCGGCTGA
- a CDS encoding NAD(P)-binding domain-containing protein — protein MNSDGPTPTDPGPPPVLVIGAGPVGLAAAAHLHEQGVAFVILEAGDQVGASVRQWAHVGLFSPWRYDIDAAARRLLDAAGWAAPDDEDLPTGGELVDRYLQPLATLPAIAPNLRLGARVTAISRVGADRVRTAGRADLPFVVRLADGTEFTASAVIDASGTWRTPNPLGVNGLPAHGEAAAADLIDPALPDVLGAARGHHAGRHTIVVGSGHSAANTLLDLARLAEAEPGTRITWAVRGGSPQRAFGGEDADELPARGALGAGLHSLVDTGKLTLVTGFGVHAVRRDGAAVTLVAADGRTLTGDRVVSATGFRPDHSAAGELRLDLDPILGCTRALADLIDPNEHSCGTVTPHGYRELGQPEPNYYAVGMKSYGRAPTFLMATGYEQVRSIAAALAGDFDAADDVRLDLPATGVCSVDLVAENAAREIAARFGLTPDVPITLATTTMALLPAAASTTDAVRAAADKIGLNPDIALQIAALTEQPDAPPSVTGLISLTTSAGGSCCS, from the coding sequence ATGAACAGTGACGGACCCACCCCGACCGATCCCGGTCCGCCGCCGGTGCTGGTGATCGGCGCCGGCCCGGTCGGGCTGGCCGCCGCCGCCCATTTGCACGAGCAGGGCGTGGCGTTCGTGATCCTGGAGGCCGGCGACCAGGTCGGCGCGTCGGTCCGGCAGTGGGCGCACGTCGGGCTGTTCAGCCCCTGGCGCTACGACATCGACGCCGCCGCCCGCCGGCTGCTCGACGCCGCCGGCTGGGCCGCCCCGGACGACGAGGACCTGCCCACCGGCGGTGAGCTGGTCGACCGGTATCTGCAACCCCTGGCGACGCTGCCGGCCATCGCACCGAACCTGCGCCTCGGGGCGCGGGTCACCGCGATCAGCCGGGTCGGTGCCGACCGGGTCCGCACCGCCGGCCGTGCCGACCTGCCCTTCGTGGTCCGCCTCGCGGACGGCACCGAGTTCACCGCCAGCGCGGTCATCGACGCCTCCGGCACCTGGCGTACGCCGAACCCGCTCGGCGTCAACGGGCTGCCCGCCCACGGCGAGGCGGCGGCCGCCGACCTGATCGACCCGGCGCTGCCCGACGTGCTCGGCGCCGCCCGCGGCCACCACGCGGGCCGGCACACCATCGTCGTCGGTTCCGGGCACTCGGCCGCGAACACGCTGCTGGACCTGGCCCGGCTCGCCGAGGCCGAGCCGGGCACCCGGATCACCTGGGCGGTGCGCGGCGGCTCCCCGCAGCGGGCCTTCGGCGGCGAGGACGCCGACGAGCTGCCTGCCCGCGGCGCGCTCGGCGCCGGCCTGCACTCCCTGGTCGACACCGGCAAGCTGACCCTGGTGACCGGCTTCGGCGTGCACGCGGTGCGCCGCGACGGTGCCGCCGTCACCCTGGTCGCCGCCGACGGTCGTACCCTGACCGGTGACCGGGTGGTCTCGGCGACCGGCTTCCGCCCGGACCACAGCGCCGCCGGTGAGCTGCGCCTGGACCTGGACCCGATCCTGGGCTGCACCCGCGCCCTGGCGGACCTGATCGACCCGAACGAACACTCCTGCGGCACCGTCACCCCGCACGGCTACCGCGAACTCGGACAGCCCGAACCGAACTACTATGCCGTCGGCATGAAGTCCTACGGCCGGGCCCCGACGTTTCTGATGGCCACCGGCTACGAGCAGGTCCGCTCCATCGCCGCCGCGCTCGCCGGCGACTTCGACGCCGCCGACGACGTGCGACTCGACCTGCCCGCCACCGGCGTGTGCAGCGTCGACCTGGTGGCCGAGAACGCCGCCCGGGAGATCGCCGCCCGCTTCGGTCTCACCCCGGACGTACCGATCACACTGGCCACCACGACCATGGCCCTGCTGCCCGCCGCGGCCAGCACCACCGACGCCGTCCGCGCCGCCGCTGACAAGATCGGACTTAACCCCGACATCGCCCTGCAGATCGCCGCGCTCACCGAACAACCCGACGCGCCGCCCAGCGTCACCGGCCTGATCAGCCTCACCACGTCCGCCGGTGGCAGCTGCTGCTCGTGA
- a CDS encoding metalloregulator ArsR/SmtB family transcription factor produces MSKPSPVSATALCCVPLAQQRITAPDAGALALAFKALGDPIRLQLMSMIASAPGGEICVCDLTPAFTISGTTISHHLKVLREAGLVDAERRASWVYYRPRPQLLRQLSTLLAVG; encoded by the coding sequence ATGTCGAAACCGTCGCCGGTGTCAGCGACCGCACTCTGCTGTGTCCCGCTGGCGCAACAGCGCATCACCGCGCCCGACGCCGGCGCCCTCGCGCTCGCGTTCAAGGCACTCGGGGATCCGATCCGGCTGCAGCTGATGTCGATGATCGCGTCGGCCCCGGGCGGCGAGATCTGCGTCTGCGACCTCACCCCGGCCTTCACCATCTCCGGCACGACGATCTCGCACCACCTGAAGGTGCTGCGCGAGGCCGGCCTGGTCGATGCCGAGCGACGCGCCAGCTGGGTCTACTACCGGCCGCGCCCGCAGCTGTTGCGGCAGTTGTCCACGCTGCTCGCCGTCGGCTAG
- a CDS encoding DUF6194 family protein, which translates to MAFDTALRSLISARRPRLLAIGEPYHGEPAFPRLRNRILETLTGYGFRSIAIESDRAAGLAVDDYVRGRRDEVDLTTGISHGWGAHPATGELVDWLRDHNATLPPADRVAFHGFDAPTEITGAPSPGPILRELRDYLGVPAPDLDHLVGDETRWTAPEIMVDATRSPGRSPEAAALRGLAEDLKTQLYADAPRLIADTSTHCWHRARVLATTAVGLLAYHAAMAEPGTRSQRVGRLLAVRDALMAQNLLDIVAGERDRGPTLVFAHNAHLQRQPSWWSSHWDGEDLSAQWNGAGSIVSSLLGKQYVYVAGSLGASGPVGLGRPEPGTYEERLGPETGIFPPPPADDARARVVDLLGHFPLDSATVDTCDAILHIGYEPGAADAARIAGLPGVTETRVEAGSDLPPYTWGDRFFFAGEDRRWPFATIVLHDVPDFDERSRLAEPGRYRLNIEVGRAEFRNLFGYGPEEFAAHSGGIDFAAPDRLVPHPAYAVQGWVSVVNPGPDTAAEVERLLTLARSRSAAREHRRRE; encoded by the coding sequence ATGGCTTTTGACACCGCCCTGCGGTCCCTGATCTCCGCCCGCCGGCCGCGGCTGCTCGCGATCGGTGAGCCCTACCACGGCGAGCCGGCGTTCCCGCGCCTGCGCAACCGGATCCTGGAAACCCTGACCGGGTACGGCTTCCGGTCGATCGCGATCGAGTCGGACCGGGCCGCCGGCCTCGCGGTCGACGACTACGTGCGGGGCCGCCGCGACGAGGTGGACCTGACCACCGGCATCAGCCACGGCTGGGGCGCCCACCCCGCCACCGGCGAGCTTGTCGACTGGTTACGCGACCACAACGCGACGCTGCCGCCCGCCGACCGCGTCGCCTTCCACGGCTTCGACGCGCCCACCGAGATCACCGGCGCTCCCAGCCCCGGCCCGATCCTGCGCGAACTGCGCGACTACCTCGGCGTGCCGGCACCCGACCTGGACCACCTGGTCGGCGACGAGACCCGCTGGACCGCCCCGGAGATCATGGTCGACGCGACGCGCTCCCCGGGCCGGTCACCGGAGGCCGCCGCGCTGCGCGGCCTCGCCGAGGACCTGAAGACCCAGCTGTACGCCGACGCGCCCCGCCTGATCGCCGACACCTCCACGCACTGCTGGCACCGGGCCCGGGTGCTCGCCACCACGGCCGTCGGCCTGCTCGCCTACCACGCCGCGATGGCCGAGCCGGGCACCCGGTCGCAGCGGGTCGGCCGCCTGCTCGCGGTGCGGGACGCGCTGATGGCGCAGAACCTGCTCGACATCGTCGCCGGCGAGCGCGACCGTGGGCCGACCCTGGTCTTCGCACACAACGCGCACCTGCAGCGGCAGCCGAGCTGGTGGTCCAGCCACTGGGACGGTGAGGACCTGTCCGCCCAGTGGAACGGCGCCGGCTCGATCGTGTCGTCGCTGCTCGGGAAGCAGTACGTGTACGTGGCCGGCAGCCTCGGCGCCAGCGGCCCGGTCGGCCTCGGCCGGCCGGAACCCGGCACCTACGAGGAGCGGCTCGGCCCGGAGACCGGGATCTTCCCCCCGCCGCCCGCGGACGACGCCCGCGCCCGGGTGGTCGACCTGCTCGGGCACTTCCCGCTGGACAGCGCGACGGTCGACACCTGCGACGCGATCCTGCACATCGGCTACGAGCCGGGAGCGGCGGACGCGGCCCGGATCGCCGGGCTGCCCGGGGTGACCGAGACCCGGGTCGAGGCGGGCTCCGACCTACCGCCCTACACCTGGGGCGACCGGTTCTTCTTCGCCGGCGAGGACCGCCGGTGGCCGTTCGCCACCATCGTCCTGCACGACGTGCCGGACTTCGACGAGCGGTCCCGCCTGGCCGAGCCCGGCCGGTATCGACTCAACATCGAGGTGGGGCGGGCCGAGTTCCGCAACCTGTTCGGCTACGGCCCGGAGGAGTTCGCCGCGCACAGCGGGGGGATCGACTTCGCGGCGCCGGACCGGCTGGTGCCGCATCCGGCCTACGCGGTGCAGGGCTGGGTGAGCGTGGTCAACCCCGGTCCGGACACCGCGGCCGAGGTGGAGCGGCTGCTGACCCTGGCCCGGTCCCGCAGCGCCGCCCGGGAGCACCGCAGGCGGGAATGA
- a CDS encoding MerR family transcriptional regulator has translation MYRPVDLARRHGLSAQAVRNYERAGVIPPAARTASGYRVYTDDHAGALHAYVALIAGYGHRPAGEVMTSVLRDDLPAALAVIDAAHVRLHHDRQTVERVAAAAFALAAAPAAPGPDRPVSIGVLAHRLDLTPATLRKWERAGVLAPARAGAARSYSPDDVRDAELADLLRRGGYPLRHIAAVIEQVHAAGGPGPLADSIDDWRERITARGRAMLTGSARLADYLSFREMGAARV, from the coding sequence GTGTACCGACCCGTCGACCTGGCGCGGCGGCACGGGCTGTCGGCGCAGGCGGTCCGCAACTACGAGCGGGCCGGGGTGATCCCGCCCGCCGCACGGACGGCCAGCGGTTACCGGGTCTACACCGATGATCACGCGGGGGCGCTGCACGCCTACGTCGCCCTCATCGCCGGGTACGGTCACCGCCCCGCCGGTGAGGTCATGACGTCGGTGCTCCGCGACGACCTGCCGGCGGCGCTGGCGGTGATCGACGCCGCGCACGTGCGGCTGCACCACGACCGTCAGACCGTGGAGCGGGTCGCGGCGGCCGCATTCGCGCTCGCCGCCGCCCCGGCCGCGCCGGGACCGGACCGGCCGGTGTCGATCGGGGTGCTCGCCCACCGGCTCGATCTGACCCCGGCCACGCTGCGCAAGTGGGAACGGGCCGGCGTGCTGGCCCCGGCCCGGGCCGGCGCCGCGCGCTCCTACTCCCCCGATGACGTGCGCGACGCCGAACTCGCCGATCTGCTGCGCCGCGGCGGCTACCCGCTGCGCCACATCGCGGCGGTGATCGAGCAGGTGCACGCCGCCGGTGGACCCGGCCCGCTGGCGGACTCGATCGATGACTGGCGGGAGCGGATCACGGCCCGCGGCCGGGCGATGCTGACCGGATCCGCCCGCCTCGCCGACTACCTGTCCTTCCGCGAGATGGGTGCCGCGCGGGTGTGA
- a CDS encoding GNAT family N-acetyltransferase yields the protein MNTALASLTWPRHTERLTVRPATTADADATWRFRQRADVSRWLTRASATLEEHRRWFQDPASLARTLVIEHHGEVIGDLMLKIEDAWAQAEIADRARGVQAELGWVLHPAHAGHGFATEAVGELLRVCFQDLGLHRVTATCFAANEASWRLMERVGMRREFHTVRDSLHRCGQWLDCVGYALLADEWRTAA from the coding sequence ATGAACACCGCATTGGCCTCGTTGACCTGGCCGCGGCACACCGAGCGACTGACGGTGCGGCCGGCGACCACCGCCGACGCCGACGCCACCTGGCGGTTCCGCCAACGCGCGGACGTCAGCCGCTGGCTCACCCGCGCCTCCGCCACCCTGGAGGAGCACCGCAGGTGGTTCCAGGACCCGGCCAGCCTCGCCAGGACGCTCGTGATCGAGCACCACGGGGAGGTCATCGGCGATCTCATGCTGAAGATCGAGGACGCCTGGGCCCAGGCGGAGATCGCCGACCGCGCCCGCGGCGTGCAGGCGGAGCTGGGCTGGGTGCTGCACCCGGCACACGCCGGCCACGGATTCGCCACCGAGGCCGTTGGTGAGCTGCTCCGGGTCTGCTTCCAGGATCTCGGGCTGCATCGCGTGACGGCCACCTGCTTCGCCGCCAACGAGGCGTCGTGGCGGCTGATGGAACGCGTCGGGATGCGCCGCGAGTTCCATACCGTGCGGGACTCGCTGCACCGTTGCGGCCAGTGGCTCGACTGCGTCGGGTACGCCCTGCTCGCCGACGAGTGGCGCACTGCGGCCTAG
- a CDS encoding MFS transporter, with protein sequence MPMAAMMMLAAGLAPRVADQAGARATMAAGILLGGAGLALLATLVSVDGGYLTVLPGMLAMGLGMGLTQTPSTEAITSALPRERQGVASALNDVTREFGTALGVALLGAVLTAGYRNAITPRLDTVPTDTADTAREGIATAIATADTAGSQAPALIRAAQESFVEGWQQAMWAGVAVMTILFGYVLARGPRRTRPTTPATASNSTSDAIAG encoded by the coding sequence ATGCCGATGGCAGCGATGATGATGCTCGCCGCCGGACTCGCCCCCCGCGTGGCCGACCAGGCGGGAGCCCGCGCGACGATGGCAGCCGGGATCCTGCTCGGTGGCGCCGGCCTGGCGTTGCTGGCCACCCTGGTCTCCGTCGACGGGGGCTACCTGACGGTCCTGCCCGGCATGCTCGCCATGGGGCTCGGCATGGGCCTCACCCAGACCCCCTCCACCGAGGCCATCACCTCCGCCCTGCCCCGCGAACGTCAAGGCGTCGCGTCCGCCCTCAACGACGTCACCCGGGAATTCGGCACCGCACTCGGCGTCGCCCTCCTCGGAGCGGTGCTGACCGCGGGCTACCGCAACGCCATCACCCCCCGCCTCGACACGGTGCCCACCGACACCGCCGACACCGCCCGCGAAGGGATCGCCACCGCCATCGCCACCGCCGACACTGCCGGCAGCCAGGCACCCGCGCTCATCCGGGCCGCCCAGGAGTCGTTCGTCGAGGGCTGGCAACAGGCCATGTGGGCAGGGGTCGCCGTGATGACGATCCTCTTCGGCTACGTCCTGGCCCGGGGTCCTCGGCGCACCAGGCCCACCACACCGGCGACCGCGTCGAACTCGACAAGCGACGCCATCGCCGGGTGA
- a CDS encoding MFS transporter — MPTPDSFRTVRVPDATIHDPRRRRAILIAVCIALMAVIASVSGLNVAQPQVAVALGASQSTVLWMINVYTLTLAALLLPLGALGDRVGRKPILLVGLAMFGVASAAAGLATSSGMMIAARLLAGVGAAMIMPVTLAVITSTFPDEERSKAIGVWTGVAAGGGILGMYLSAVLVDWANWRWLFLLPVLLVAAATGLALRAVPNSREQSRHRFDLVGSLTSVIAVVALIYVLHEGPIHGWTAPVTLVSLLVGVAAGIGFVAWELRRAAPLLDVRLFRDRRLASGSLVLLALFGVQAGIFVVLFPYFQAVLGWSGLRAPPSRSCRWQR; from the coding sequence ATGCCCACCCCAGACAGCTTCCGGACCGTGCGCGTCCCCGACGCCACGATCCACGACCCGCGCCGGCGCCGCGCGATCCTGATCGCGGTGTGTATCGCCCTGATGGCGGTCATCGCCTCGGTCTCCGGCCTCAACGTCGCCCAGCCGCAGGTCGCCGTCGCCCTCGGCGCGTCACAGAGCACCGTCCTCTGGATGATCAACGTCTACACCCTGACGCTGGCGGCGCTGCTGCTCCCCCTCGGCGCCCTCGGCGACCGGGTGGGTCGCAAACCGATCCTGCTCGTCGGCCTGGCCATGTTCGGTGTGGCGAGCGCTGCGGCGGGACTGGCCACCTCATCCGGGATGATGATCGCCGCCCGGCTGCTCGCGGGGGTCGGCGCCGCGATGATCATGCCGGTCACCCTGGCCGTCATCACCTCGACGTTCCCCGACGAGGAACGTTCCAAAGCCATCGGCGTCTGGACCGGCGTCGCCGCCGGCGGTGGCATCCTCGGCATGTACCTGTCCGCGGTGCTCGTCGACTGGGCGAACTGGCGGTGGCTGTTCCTCCTGCCTGTCCTGCTCGTGGCCGCGGCCACCGGCCTGGCTCTGCGGGCCGTCCCGAACTCCCGCGAGCAGTCGCGGCACCGGTTCGACCTGGTCGGGTCGCTGACGTCGGTGATCGCCGTGGTCGCGCTCATCTACGTCCTGCACGAAGGCCCGATCCACGGCTGGACCGCACCGGTCACCCTGGTCAGCCTGCTGGTCGGCGTCGCCGCCGGCATCGGGTTCGTGGCCTGGGAACTACGCCGGGCGGCACCCCTGCTCGACGTGCGGCTGTTCCGGGACCGGCGCCTCGCCAGCGGCTCGCTGGTGCTGCTGGCACTGTTCGGTGTCCAGGCCGGGATCTTCGTTGTGCTGTTCCCCTACTTCCAGGCGGTCCTCGGCTGGTCCGGACTGCGCGCGCCACCCTCGCGCTCATGCCGATGGCAGCGATGA